Proteins encoded by one window of Rutidosis leptorrhynchoides isolate AG116_Rl617_1_P2 unplaced genomic scaffold, CSIRO_AGI_Rlap_v1 contig18, whole genome shotgun sequence:
- the LOC139881646 gene encoding uncharacterized protein has translation MDNLNQSWNNLDLMEEQILHGQLPFTTLLQNYPQVPPSIQLPPSSSNLFDDVVRVDVRNNFEDGHDKEDKEEEPEEELGAIKEMMYKIAAMQPVDIDPSTIRKPKRRNVRISDDPQSIAARHRREKISEKIRILQRLVPGGTKMDTASMLDEAIRYVKFLKRQIRLLQSNQFYQLAIHNSIPDLHVKLHNKPLIFSSSATSSSILDQPARTTTAVLPPPRGEGDGGGGGFPI, from the coding sequence ATGGATAATCTCAACCAAAGTTGGAACAATCTTGATCTCATGGAAGAACAAATCCTCCACGGGCAACTTCCATTCACCACACTTTTACAAAACTACCCTCAAGTTCCTCCCTCGATCCAATTACCTCCTTCATCGTCAAATTTGTTTGACGACGTCGTTAGAGTAGATGTAAGGAATAATTTCGAAGATGGACATGATAAAGAAGACAAGGAGGAGGAGCCTGAAGAAGAGCTCGGAGCAATTAAGGAGATGATGTACAAAATTGCGGCTATGCAGCCAGTTGATATCGATCCGTCTACAATCCGAAAGCCGAAAAGGCGAAACGTTAGGATTAGCGATGATCCACAAAGTATCGCGGCAAGGCACCGGCGAGAGAAGATCAGTGAAAAGATTAGGATCTTGCAAAGACTAGTGCCAGGTGGCACCAAAATGGACACTGCATCCATGTTAGATGAAGCTATCCGCTATGTCAAGTTCCTGAAGAGACAAATCCGGCTGCTCCAATCAAATCAGTTTTATCAATTGGCTATCCATAATAGCATTCCGGACTTGCATGTGAAATTACACAACAAGCCCTTGATTTTCTCTAGCTCTGCAACTTCATCTTCTATTCTTGATCAGCCAGCTCGTACCACGACGGCTGTACTACCACCACCACGAGGAGAAGGAGACGGAGGAGGAGGAGGTTTTCCGATATGA
- the LOC139881647 gene encoding zinc finger CCCH domain-containing protein 38 encodes MSGGIRKRDSKWDWKEDSRLPHDNVRKFSDKRSPRWSFEDSGNNGHRLESIPVNRGGHDNDNYEDGSYDAPFSPGPDDLRKHRHNSPKNEWNRPRRSGYLLSCMSCLWTIYGRSRSRSRSPVRGYRREPEVIDRSRSRSAQICKDYAIGRCRRGNHCHFLHPGNQNYEDNWESRDRKAGSSKYSVPLDSRDYPIRSGRSAEICVEFEKGNCQRGASCRSVHSIEKVKGLASEVIGERERDMRNRDVSFEQGAEREPPRRNDIPCKFFAAGNCRNGKYCRFSHDDYVRRSPDRRSRDDRRMPSREKLWGSPKWTDSDRLPDTHNDHNIPKWTDSDRLPDTHNDHNIPKWTDSDRLPDTHNDHNIPKWTDSDRLPDTHNDHNIGRMNVTAPEVQVSSYSKREPIVNHHMPFENDVNERKTENLMGHTGVSVTEPTRDTHNWIDDEEMSPGLNSGVESSKYAVKEEDSNHIIQSSQSLRLNDATVTYTRKLDMTQRVDHMKTQPMVIDLKSANTLPRFGQSSQGFSSVELNQVPNSSKPDIIVNTNTSQANPGIPPAQNAVSNVQLNQLNEISASLAQFFENKQQQLPQQLYATLNSQNGQEMPSLGIPPTQNAVQPNEVQKQYDPVGLKSIAEENSEIAPKSVAPNLIVDGEESSGGQHDCATKWVGENINDDDKAEEGKKSKDVKGTRLFKFALVEFVKELLKPSWKGGQIGKEDYKNIVKKAVDKVTGTIQGASVPQTQDKIDQYLSNSKPKITKLVQAYVEKFQKGVKEA; translated from the exons ATGAGCGGAGGCATCCGAAAACGTGATTCAAAGTGGGATTGGAAAGAAGATTCTCGGCTTCCACACGATAATGTACGGAAATTTAGTGACAAAAGGTCACCCAGATGGTCGTTCGAGGATTCTGGTAATAATGGCCACAGGTTGGAGTCTATACCTGTGAACAGAGGTGGACATGACAATGATAATTATGAAGATGGAAGTTATGACGCACCGTTCTCCCCTGGCCCCGATGATTTAAGAAAGCATCGTCACAACTCCCCAAAGAATGAGTGGAATAGACCACGCAGGTCTGGTTATCTACTTTCTTGCATGTCATG TCTTTGGACCATTTATGGCAGAAGTCGGAGTCGGAGCAGAAGCCCAGTTCGTGGCTATCGGCGAGAACCAGAAGTCATTGACAGAAGCAGGAGTAGATCAGCTCAGATTTGTAAGGATTATGCTATTGGGAGATGCAGAAGGGGTAATCATTGCCACTTTCTTCACCCGGGAAATCAAAATTATGAAGATAATTGGGAAAGTCGAGATAGGAAAGCTGGATCTTCCAAGTATTCTGTCCCCCTTGATTCTAGGGACTATCCTATTAGAAGTGGAAGATCTGCTGAGATTTGTGTTGAGTTTGAGAAAGGTAACTGCCAAAGAGGAGCATCTTGTAGATCTGTGCATTCTATTGAAAAGGTTAAGGGCTTGGCAAGTGAGGTTATTGGAGAAAGGGAAAGGGATATGCGAAATAGAGATGTATCCTTTGAACAAGGTGCTGAACGTGAACCTCCTCGTAGAAATGATATTCCATGCAAATTTTTTGCTGCTGGAAATTGTCGCAATGGAAAATATTGTCGATTTTCTCATGACGATTATGTTCGTAGAAGTCCTGATAGGAGGTCACGTGACGATAGGCGTATGCCAAGTAGAGAGAAATTGTGGGGCAGTCCAAAGTGGACTGACAGTGACCGTCTTCCTGATACTCACAATGATCATAACATTCCAAAGTGGACTGACAGTGACCGTCTTCCTGATACTCACAATGATCATAACATTCCAAAGTGGACTGACAGTGACCGTCTTCCTGATACTCACAATGATCATAACATTCCAAAGTGGACTGACAGTGACCGTCTTCCTGATACTCACAATGATCATAACATTGGAAGAATGAATGTCACTGCTCCTGAAGTACAGGTTAGTTCTTATTCTAAGCGTGAGCCAATAGTTAATCATCACATGCCTTTTGAAAACGATGTCAATGAAAGGAAGACAGAAAATTTAATGGGTCACACGGGTGTAAGTGTAACTGAACCCACCAGAGACACTCATAACTGGATTGATGATGAAGAAATGTCTCCTGGGTTAAATTCTGGCGTCGAATCTTCCAAATATGCTGTAAAAGAAGAAGACAGTAATCACATCATTCAGAGTTCACAATCTCTAAGGCTTAATGATGCTACTGTTACATACACTAGGAAACTAGATATGACTCAACGGGTAGATCATATGAAGACACAACCGATGGTAATTGATTTAAAGTCTGCTAATACTCTGCCACGTTTCGGGCAGAGTAGTCAAGGTTTCAGTTCAGTGGAGCTGAATCAAGTTCCAAATTCCAGTAAACCAGATATCATTGTAAATACGAACACATCACAAGCAAATCCTGGAATTCCACCGGCCCAAAATGCTGTAAGCAATGTTCAACTGAACCAACTTAATGAAATATCAGCCTCTCTGGCTCAGTTTTTTGAAAACAAGCAGCAGCAGCTTCCACAACAACTATATGCCACTCTTAATTCCCAAAATGGTCAAGAAATGCCCTCTCTTGGAATTCCACCAACCCAAAATGCTGTTCAACCGAATGAAGTTCAGAAACAGTACGATCCTGTTGGGCTGAAAAGTATTGCAGAGGAGAACTCGGAAATAGCACCTAAAAGTGTCGCACCAAATCTTATCGTAGATGGCGAGG AAAGTAGTGGAGGACAGCACGACTGCGCAACTAAATGGGTGGGGGAGAACATTAATGACGACGACAAGGCTGAAGAGGGAAAGAAAAGTAAGGATGTGAAAGGAACACGTTTATTTAAGTTTGCGCTTGTCGAATTTGTTAAAGAGCTCCTAAAACCCTCATGGAAAGGTGGTCAAATTGGGAaggaagattacaaaaatattgtgAAGAAAGCTGTTGATAAGGTGACTGGCACCATCCAAGGGGCCAGTGTTCCTCAAACTCAAGACAAAATTGATCAGTACCTCTCAAATTCAAAGCCAAAGATTACAAAACTTGTACAG GCTTATGTGGAGAAATTCCAAAAAGGTGTGAAGGAAGCATAG